One Phoenix dactylifera cultivar Barhee BC4 chromosome 8, palm_55x_up_171113_PBpolish2nd_filt_p, whole genome shotgun sequence genomic window carries:
- the LOC103696865 gene encoding putative germin-like protein 2-1 isoform X2, which produces MASDPSQLQDFCLLPSDAVLVNGFVCKPPMHVTADDFFFSGLDMPDNTSNQLGSKVTLVNVNQIAGLNTLGISLARIDYAPYGLNPPHTHPQATEILTVLEGTLYVGFVTSNTNNGNLLFTKMLKKGDVFVFPEGLIHFQFNYGPTPAVAVAALSSQNPGVITIANAVFGSNPPISDAVLAKAFQVGKDTIKYLQAQFWVANN; this is translated from the exons ATGGCCTCCGATCCCAGCCAACTTCAAGACTTCTGC CTTCTTCCTTCGGATGCCGTCCTTGTGAATGGTTTTGTTTGCAAGCCACCAATGCACGTGACAGCGGACgacttcttcttctccggccTCGATATGCCTGACAACACGTCGAACCAGCTTGGGTCTAAGGTGACGCTGGTGAATGTGAACCAAATTGCAGGGCTCAACACCCTCGGCATCTCCTTGGCTCGAATAGACTATGCACCTTACGGTCTCAACCCACCACACACCCATCCCCAGGCCACCGAGATCCTTACAGTGTTAGAAGGCACGCTCTATGTCGGCTTTGTCACATCCAACACCAACAACGGCAACCTTCTCTTCACTAAGATGCTCAAGAAGGGTGATGTCTTTGTGTTTCCCGAAGGTCTAATCCATTTCCAATTCAACTACGGTCCAACACCTGCCGTGGCCGTTGCAGCCTTAAGCAGCCAGAACCCTGGAGTGATCACTATAGCCAATGCAGTCTTTGGATCAAACCCACCCATCTCTGATGCGGTTTTGGCCAAGGCCTTCCAAGTGGGCAAGGATACGATCAAGTATCTCCAGGCTCAGTTCTGGGTGGCTAACAACTAG
- the LOC103696865 gene encoding putative germin-like protein 2-1 isoform X1: protein MASDPSQLQDFCVADLKSPNAVLVNGFVCKPPMHVTADDFFFSGLDMPDNTSNQLGSKVTLVNVNQIAGLNTLGISLARIDYAPYGLNPPHTHPQATEILTVLEGTLYVGFVTSNTNNGNLLFTKMLKKGDVFVFPEGLIHFQFNYGPTPAVAVAALSSQNPGVITIANAVFGSNPPISDAVLAKAFQVGKDTIKYLQAQFWVANN, encoded by the exons ATGGCCTCCGATCCCAGCCAACTTCAAGACTTCTGCGTTGCTGACCTCAAGTCCCCTA ATGCCGTCCTTGTGAATGGTTTTGTTTGCAAGCCACCAATGCACGTGACAGCGGACgacttcttcttctccggccTCGATATGCCTGACAACACGTCGAACCAGCTTGGGTCTAAGGTGACGCTGGTGAATGTGAACCAAATTGCAGGGCTCAACACCCTCGGCATCTCCTTGGCTCGAATAGACTATGCACCTTACGGTCTCAACCCACCACACACCCATCCCCAGGCCACCGAGATCCTTACAGTGTTAGAAGGCACGCTCTATGTCGGCTTTGTCACATCCAACACCAACAACGGCAACCTTCTCTTCACTAAGATGCTCAAGAAGGGTGATGTCTTTGTGTTTCCCGAAGGTCTAATCCATTTCCAATTCAACTACGGTCCAACACCTGCCGTGGCCGTTGCAGCCTTAAGCAGCCAGAACCCTGGAGTGATCACTATAGCCAATGCAGTCTTTGGATCAAACCCACCCATCTCTGATGCGGTTTTGGCCAAGGCCTTCCAAGTGGGCAAGGATACGATCAAGTATCTCCAGGCTCAGTTCTGGGTGGCTAACAACTAG